In the genome of Burkholderia diffusa, one region contains:
- a CDS encoding ABC transporter permease subunit, with protein MLAYALRRTLWAVPTILAVITVCYLLLHFTPGGPFDTEKQLSAATLANLNAKYHLDEPLWKQYLMYLGSLLQGDLGPSFRYVDWSVNDLVKKALPVSLGVGGVSIPISIVFGVLLGTVAAVRRDSVIDRFVMLIGNFGNVVPPFVLGPVLVWIFAILLKTSAGNGWLPAGGWGDGGWQYRLLPIVLLTFINVSLLARVMRGSMIETLSSNYIRTARAKGLPGSTIVLRHALKPALMPVVSLFGTVCITSITAAVVTESVFALPGLGQLVVNGAINRDYTLVLGLVVLTTVCAVLFNLLVDLAYAWLDPRIRY; from the coding sequence ATGCTGGCCTACGCACTGAGACGCACGTTGTGGGCGGTGCCGACGATTCTCGCCGTCATCACCGTCTGCTACCTGCTGCTGCACTTCACGCCCGGCGGTCCGTTCGATACGGAGAAGCAGCTGTCCGCGGCGACGCTCGCGAACCTGAACGCGAAGTACCACCTCGACGAGCCGCTGTGGAAGCAGTACCTGATGTATCTCGGTTCGCTGCTGCAAGGCGATCTCGGCCCGTCGTTCCGTTACGTCGACTGGTCGGTGAACGATCTCGTGAAGAAGGCGCTGCCCGTGAGTCTCGGCGTGGGCGGTGTGTCGATCCCGATCTCGATCGTGTTCGGCGTGCTGCTCGGCACCGTCGCAGCCGTGCGCCGCGACAGCGTGATCGATCGCTTCGTGATGCTGATCGGCAACTTCGGCAACGTCGTGCCGCCGTTCGTGCTCGGCCCGGTACTCGTGTGGATTTTCGCGATCCTGCTCAAGACGTCGGCCGGCAACGGCTGGCTGCCGGCCGGCGGCTGGGGCGACGGCGGCTGGCAGTACCGGCTGCTGCCGATCGTGCTGCTGACCTTCATCAACGTGTCGCTGCTCGCACGCGTGATGCGCGGCTCGATGATCGAGACGCTGTCGAGCAACTACATCCGCACCGCGCGGGCCAAGGGTTTGCCGGGCTCGACGATCGTGCTGCGTCATGCGCTCAAGCCCGCGCTGATGCCGGTCGTGTCCCTGTTCGGCACGGTCTGCATCACGTCGATCACGGCGGCGGTCGTCACCGAATCGGTGTTCGCGCTGCCGGGGCTCGGGCAGCTCGTCGTGAACGGCGCGATCAACCGCGATTACACGCTGGTGCTCGGCCTCGTCGTGCTGACGACCGTTTGTGCGGTGCTGTTCAACCTGCTGGTCGACCTCGCGTACGCGTGGCTCGATCCGCGCATCCGTTATTGA
- a CDS encoding ABC transporter permease, with the protein MTPTTPVVSLPVQTDSPPRSRSPLALAFARFLHNRAAVFSLVLLALITLACFVGPWVLAADPAASDWAAISLPPTLANQHWFGTDELGRDLLVRTLIGGRVSIEVGLLGTLVSGLFGVAWGATAGFAGGRVDSAMMRVVDMMYAIPYLLIAILMMTLFGRSFVLVVLTISAFSWIDMARVVRGQTLSLRNREFVDAARAIGVSPTSIVVRHIVPNLLGVVVVYATVSVPNIVLTESVLSFLGLGVQEPMTSWGVLIQDGAQKLESMPWLLLAPAVMLCVTLYCVNFVGDGLRDALDPKDR; encoded by the coding sequence ATGACTCCGACTACTCCCGTCGTCAGTCTGCCCGTGCAGACCGACTCGCCGCCGCGTTCGCGCTCGCCGCTCGCGCTCGCGTTCGCGCGCTTCCTTCACAATCGCGCGGCCGTGTTCAGCCTCGTGCTGCTCGCGCTCATCACCCTCGCGTGTTTCGTCGGCCCGTGGGTGCTCGCGGCCGATCCCGCCGCGAGCGACTGGGCCGCGATCAGCCTGCCGCCGACGCTCGCGAACCAGCACTGGTTCGGCACCGACGAACTCGGCCGCGACCTGCTCGTGCGCACGCTGATCGGCGGCCGCGTGTCGATCGAGGTCGGCCTGCTCGGCACGCTGGTGTCCGGACTGTTCGGCGTCGCATGGGGCGCGACCGCCGGCTTCGCGGGCGGCCGCGTCGACTCCGCGATGATGCGCGTCGTCGACATGATGTACGCGATCCCGTACCTGCTGATCGCGATCCTGATGATGACCCTGTTCGGCCGCTCGTTCGTGCTGGTCGTGCTGACGATCAGCGCGTTCTCGTGGATCGACATGGCGCGTGTCGTGCGCGGTCAGACGCTGTCGCTGCGCAATCGCGAGTTCGTCGATGCGGCGCGCGCGATCGGCGTGTCGCCGACGTCGATCGTGGTGCGCCACATCGTGCCGAACCTGCTCGGCGTAGTCGTTGTGTACGCAACCGTGTCGGTGCCGAACATCGTGTTGACCGAATCGGTGCTGTCGTTCCTCGGCCTCGGCGTGCAGGAACCGATGACGAGCTGGGGCGTGCTGATCCAGGACGGCGCGCAGAAACTGGAATCGATGCCGTGGCTGCTGCTGGCGCCGGCCGTCATGCTGTGCGTGACGCTCTATTGCGTGAACTTCGTTGGCGACGGCCTGCGTGACGCGCTCGACCCGAAGGATCGCTGA
- a CDS encoding peptide ABC transporter substrate-binding protein yields MKSLHAMSAVLAALALTTPAAHAVTVPSNVALAPQQDLTRQVPAEVESLDPAHIESWTGNTIGLDLFEGLARIDAAGQVVPGVALSWERKTPQTWIFKLRHDAKWSNGQPVTAADFVYSWQRVADPKTGSKYTILVEFIKNSKDIIAGKAAPTTLGVRAVDPYTLEVTTDVPVAFFPELTAMAPLAPVNKDVVAKFGDAWTRPGNIVSNGAYQLVDWQPNNRIVISKDAKYWNAPKVVINKVTYLPIESDETAMRMYQAGQIDYSYSIPSGIFQQVSKQFGGELRPGLQLATYYYYLNNNDAALKDKRVRQALSMVIDRDVLTSKLTQAGEKPMYGLMPNGTKGVQPFTPEWASWPMAKRISTAKDLLKQAGYSDAKPLSFTLTYNTNDLHKKVALFTASEWRTKLGINTKLENVEFKVLMKERHDGKVQIARDGWFADYNDAMTFFDLIRCGSSQNTVGYCNKQVDTFVDDGNQKLDDKARAALLTQAHDMAMNDTPMVPLFQYSADRLVKPYVGGYSLKNVIDMRASQDMYLIKH; encoded by the coding sequence ATGAAATCCTTGCATGCCATGTCGGCCGTGCTGGCCGCGCTCGCCCTGACGACGCCCGCCGCTCACGCCGTGACCGTTCCGTCGAACGTCGCGCTCGCTCCCCAACAGGACCTGACGCGCCAGGTGCCAGCCGAAGTCGAGTCGCTCGATCCGGCGCACATCGAATCGTGGACCGGCAATACGATCGGCCTCGACCTGTTCGAAGGGCTCGCCCGCATCGATGCCGCCGGCCAGGTCGTGCCGGGCGTTGCGCTCTCGTGGGAACGCAAGACGCCGCAGACGTGGATCTTCAAGCTCCGCCATGACGCGAAGTGGAGCAACGGCCAGCCGGTGACGGCCGCCGATTTCGTGTATTCGTGGCAGCGCGTCGCCGATCCGAAGACGGGCTCGAAGTACACGATCCTCGTCGAATTCATCAAGAACTCGAAGGACATCATCGCCGGCAAGGCCGCGCCGACGACGCTCGGCGTGCGCGCGGTCGACCCGTACACGCTGGAAGTGACGACCGACGTGCCGGTCGCGTTCTTCCCCGAGCTGACCGCGATGGCCCCGCTCGCACCGGTGAACAAGGACGTGGTCGCGAAGTTCGGCGACGCATGGACGCGCCCGGGCAACATCGTCAGCAACGGCGCGTACCAGCTCGTCGACTGGCAGCCGAACAACCGCATCGTGATCTCGAAGGACGCGAAGTACTGGAACGCGCCGAAGGTCGTGATCAACAAGGTCACGTACCTGCCGATCGAAAGCGACGAAACGGCGATGCGCATGTATCAGGCGGGCCAGATCGACTACAGCTACTCGATCCCGTCGGGCATCTTCCAGCAGGTCAGCAAGCAGTTCGGCGGCGAACTGCGCCCGGGCCTGCAGCTCGCGACCTACTACTACTACCTGAACAACAACGACGCGGCGCTCAAGGACAAGCGCGTGCGCCAGGCGCTGTCGATGGTGATCGATCGCGACGTGCTGACGTCGAAGCTCACGCAGGCCGGCGAGAAGCCGATGTACGGCCTGATGCCGAACGGCACGAAGGGCGTGCAGCCGTTCACGCCGGAATGGGCGTCGTGGCCGATGGCCAAGCGCATCTCGACCGCGAAGGACCTGCTGAAGCAGGCCGGCTATTCGGACGCGAAGCCGCTGTCGTTCACGCTCACGTACAACACCAACGACCTGCACAAGAAGGTCGCGCTGTTCACCGCATCGGAATGGCGCACGAAGCTCGGCATCAACACGAAGCTCGAGAACGTCGAGTTCAAGGTGCTGATGAAGGAGCGGCATGACGGCAAGGTGCAGATCGCGCGCGACGGCTGGTTCGCCGACTACAACGACGCGATGACCTTCTTCGACCTGATCCGCTGCGGCAGCTCGCAGAACACCGTCGGCTACTGCAACAAGCAGGTCGACACGTTCGTCGACGACGGCAACCAGAAGCTCGACGACAAGGCGCGCGCCGCGCTGCTCACGCAGGCGCACGACATGGCGATGAACGACACGCCGATGGTGCCGCTGTTCCAGTATTCGGCCGACCGTCTCGTGAAGCCCTACGTGGGCGGCTACTCGCTGAAGAACGTGATCGACATGCGTGCTTCGCAGGACATGTACCTGATCAAGCACTGA
- a CDS encoding cupin domain-containing protein: MVPPTENSQSADAAAALGSKIRALRQRLKRTLDDTATAAGISKPFLSQVERGLASPSLTSLAGIAQALGVTVQYFVDTPSEERSVCRGDQLRFFGFADSANLFARLTNATEGRQLEAILVRMPPGQKRSEVTTHAGEEFLYVIEGEVSLTLEGKTFVLQAGDSSHYQSTVPHSWVNTAKIESVVVWVGTPRLF, encoded by the coding sequence ATGGTTCCCCCCACTGAAAACTCGCAGTCGGCAGACGCTGCCGCAGCACTGGGCAGCAAGATCCGCGCGTTGCGCCAACGACTCAAGCGCACGCTCGACGACACCGCTACCGCCGCGGGGATTTCGAAGCCGTTTCTGTCTCAAGTCGAACGCGGGCTCGCGTCGCCGTCGCTGACGTCGCTGGCCGGTATCGCACAGGCGCTCGGCGTGACGGTGCAGTACTTCGTGGATACGCCGAGCGAGGAACGCTCGGTCTGCAGAGGCGATCAGTTGCGCTTCTTCGGATTCGCCGATTCGGCGAACCTGTTCGCGAGGCTGACCAACGCGACCGAAGGGCGTCAGCTCGAGGCGATCCTCGTGCGGATGCCGCCGGGACAGAAGCGGTCGGAGGTGACGACACATGCAGGAGAGGAGTTCCTGTATGTGATTGAAGGGGAAGTGTCGCTGACGCTGGAAGGCAAGACGTTCGTCCTGCAGGCCGGCGACAGTTCGCACTATCAGTCGACCGTCCCGCACAGCTGGGTCAACACCGCGAAGATCGAGTCGGTGGTGGTCTGGGTCGGTACGCCGCGGCTGTTCTAA